A region from the Algoriphagus machipongonensis genome encodes:
- a CDS encoding transporter substrate-binding domain-containing protein, with translation MRSRKVYYPFILLILFLSSSKLIAQSEVPSTDTLLVGIAGSQPFVFSNSVENKGIAVEIWEDLAAKKNWNYRYQYFDQVDLALSELAKENVDLVVGPISITSSRLENMRFSQPFYNSSLSIVSRSDELTLWQKVKPFFSFKLLIAVAIFLFILSLVGTLLWLAERKNSPEQFPKDPINGIGNGMWLAVVTMSTVGYGDKAPVTLAGRIITGTWIIISIIFATSMVAGIASTLTLNSLGESTILNIEELSNQKASTLSGSPSATFLKENKAKVIDSNSLDEAISKLESKEVEAVVYDRPQLLYYIKQNQSKNLHLAKAEYFKQGYGFAFPINSGLVYDVNRALLELAEDQETEKIINSYLEKDE, from the coding sequence ATGAGGTCCAGAAAGGTCTACTACCCCTTTATTTTACTTATTCTATTTCTAAGCAGTTCTAAGCTTATTGCCCAATCGGAAGTCCCTTCCACTGACACCTTACTCGTAGGGATCGCTGGTAGTCAGCCCTTTGTGTTTTCAAATAGCGTAGAAAACAAAGGCATTGCTGTAGAAATATGGGAGGATTTAGCTGCAAAAAAGAATTGGAATTATCGCTATCAATATTTCGACCAAGTGGATCTGGCGCTAAGCGAATTAGCAAAAGAAAATGTGGACCTAGTGGTCGGTCCAATAAGCATCACCTCCTCAAGATTGGAAAACATGCGTTTTTCCCAACCCTTCTATAATTCAAGTTTATCAATAGTATCAAGGTCTGATGAATTGACGCTTTGGCAGAAAGTCAAACCTTTCTTTAGCTTCAAATTATTAATAGCGGTGGCTATATTTTTATTTATTTTAAGCCTTGTAGGTACTTTATTATGGTTAGCTGAGCGAAAAAACTCTCCAGAGCAATTTCCAAAAGATCCTATCAATGGGATCGGAAACGGAATGTGGCTTGCTGTGGTGACTATGAGTACGGTCGGCTATGGGGACAAAGCCCCAGTTACTCTTGCAGGGAGAATCATTACGGGGACTTGGATTATTATCTCTATTATTTTTGCTACGTCCATGGTAGCTGGCATAGCAAGCACCTTGACTTTAAATTCTCTTGGAGAATCTACCATTTTGAACATAGAGGAGCTTTCAAACCAAAAGGCTAGCACATTAAGTGGATCTCCTTCCGCCACATTCCTGAAAGAAAATAAAGCCAAAGTAATTGATTCCAATTCACTTGATGAAGCAATTAGCAAACTGGAGTCAAAAGAAGTAGAGGCGGTAGTTTATGATAGACCACAGCTTCTCTATTATATCAAGCAAAATCAAAGTAAAAACTTACATCTTGCAAAGGCTGAATATTTCAAACAAGGCTATGGTTTTGCATTTCCGATAAATTCAGGCCTAGTATACGATGTAAACCGGGCCTTACTAGAATTAGCCGAAGATCAAGAAACTGAAAAAATAATAAACAGCTATTTGGAGAAAGATGAGTAG
- a CDS encoding alanine/glycine:cation symporter family protein — MKEIVEAINAVVWSDALILLCLGAGIYFSFATKFLQVTYIKEMVQLLFRGESSKEGVSSFQAFAIAISGRVGTGNIAGVATAIAMGGPGAIFWMWVIAFLGAASAFVESTLGQIYKEVDNGEYRGGPAYYIEKGIGLKWYAMLFAFATILATAIFMPGVQSNSIALSVENAFNIPVTYTGIIITALLSLIILGGVKRISKVAEIVIPFMAAAYILMAVVIIILNIAEVPSIFALIIKSAMNLEAAFSGVFGMAIAWGVKRGIYSNEAGQGTAPHAAAAAEVSHPVKQGLVQGFSVYVDTIFVCTATALMILFTGQYNVVNPEGGFIVENLPGVAFGPEYTQFAVGTQFPTLGKGFVAVSLMFFAFTTIMAYYYIAETNLSYLIRNTNNRWGIWVLRVGLLGATFYGSIKTAALAWTMGDIGVGMMAWLNVIAILLLRKPALKAFKDYKKQKKEGKDPKFIAKDVGIENADFWK; from the coding sequence ATGAAAGAGATAGTAGAAGCAATAAATGCAGTAGTTTGGAGTGATGCCTTGATACTCCTTTGCCTTGGAGCGGGAATCTATTTTTCCTTTGCTACCAAGTTCCTTCAGGTGACTTATATCAAGGAAATGGTTCAACTTCTTTTTCGAGGAGAGTCATCCAAAGAAGGAGTTTCCTCTTTTCAAGCTTTTGCCATAGCCATCTCAGGAAGAGTAGGTACAGGAAATATCGCCGGAGTAGCCACTGCCATAGCCATGGGAGGACCTGGAGCTATATTTTGGATGTGGGTAATCGCTTTTTTAGGAGCAGCATCAGCTTTTGTTGAATCTACTTTAGGCCAGATATATAAAGAAGTAGATAATGGAGAGTATCGAGGTGGACCAGCCTATTATATCGAAAAAGGAATTGGTCTAAAATGGTATGCCATGTTGTTTGCCTTCGCTACCATCCTGGCCACGGCTATTTTCATGCCTGGAGTTCAAAGTAACAGTATTGCTTTATCCGTTGAAAATGCTTTCAACATCCCCGTTACTTATACAGGTATTATTATTACTGCCCTTTTGAGTTTGATCATCCTAGGTGGAGTTAAAAGAATTAGTAAAGTTGCTGAAATTGTCATTCCGTTTATGGCGGCAGCTTATATCCTAATGGCAGTTGTTATCATTATTTTAAACATTGCAGAAGTACCATCCATTTTTGCCTTGATCATTAAATCAGCCATGAATTTAGAGGCTGCTTTTAGTGGTGTTTTTGGAATGGCTATCGCTTGGGGTGTGAAAAGAGGAATCTACTCTAACGAAGCGGGACAAGGAACGGCACCACATGCTGCTGCGGCGGCTGAAGTGAGTCACCCTGTTAAGCAAGGCTTGGTACAAGGCTTTTCTGTTTATGTCGATACCATCTTCGTTTGTACCGCTACTGCCTTGATGATCCTTTTTACAGGACAATACAATGTCGTAAATCCTGAAGGAGGGTTTATCGTAGAAAACCTGCCAGGAGTAGCTTTCGGGCCTGAATACACGCAATTTGCTGTAGGGACTCAGTTCCCAACATTGGGAAAAGGCTTTGTAGCAGTTTCTTTAATGTTTTTTGCTTTTACGACGATCATGGCTTATTACTATATCGCAGAAACTAACCTGAGCTATTTAATCAGAAACACCAATAACAGATGGGGAATATGGGTTTTAAGAGTTGGTCTTTTAGGAGCTACTTTTTATGGTTCCATTAAGACTGCAGCACTTGCTTGGACCATGGGAGATATCGGTGTTGGAATGATGGCATGGCTAAACGTAATCGCCATTCTATTACTAAGGAAACCTGCTTTGAAGGCCTTCAAGGATTACAAAAAACAGAAAAAAGAGGGCAAAGATCCAAAATTCATCGCCAAAGATGTGGGTATAGAAAATGCCGATTTCTGGAAATAA
- a CDS encoding efflux RND transporter permease subunit yields the protein MISDVFIKRPVTAMVISIVIVLVGVLAILNLPVTQYPDITPPVVSVAANYTGADAKTVEQTVATPIETQVNGTPGMAYISSNNTSTGQMQMNVTFEVGTDIDIATLDVQNRVSIAEPSLPEAVRRLGVVVRKRNPSIMMVLSITSPEGTHDRKFLSNYANIFIKDALLRVDGVGDITAIGQDFSMRVWLQPDKLAQYGITAREVTSAIQEQNLQVAAGTVGSMPQYDYQAFEYPITVNGRLERAEEFEDIVLRTNPQDGSIVFLKDVARIELGQFDYGRYSTLDGEESAILLIYQAPGSNALETAEGVYGALDELQESFPTDMKYTVPFESVSVVEVSIDEVLHTFGEALLLVIFVVFLFLQSWRATLVPVLAIPVSIIGTFIFFPLLGFTINTLTLFGFVLAIGIVVDDAIVVVEAVQHYIDSRKISAKEATKLAMKDITAPVIAIALILSAVFIPVGFIPGIVGRMYQQFAITIAISVLISAFVALSLTPALCTLLLKPSEVNEHGKGLNKFFYKFNLWFERTTNNYTSGVKASIKRAPLVLILLICIFAGTFGLFQTKPTGFLPTEDEGRLYITLELPEASSSNRTQEVMSKINTILADTEGINHVTGIGGLNVISFSFKSNSATFFVQMDPWEERQDPSLQLAGIMGTLNQKFSSITEGNVVVVAPPAIPGLGRTGGFSFMLEQRSSSGDIKELESVMGQFLAAANQRPEIAMAYSFFNAKTPGYHVTVDREKAKKLGVPLTEIFTTMSNYMGSAYVNDFTRYGRNFRVVAQADTSYRAGIDDLQQYYVKSTGGETVPLSALVNYEVVENASAIAHYNLFRSVEINGNAAPGYSSGQAITALEEVAAEVLPAGYGYDFSGLSREELSSGNSTILIFALAIVLVSLLLAALYESWSVPFSVLLALPLGAFGAIIALHFLPKLDNNIYAQIGLITLIGLAAKNAILIVEFAKERVDVGMPILKATLEAVKLRLRPIIMTSMAFILGVVPLALSNGAGAVARQTIGWTVIGGMLAATFLAIFFVPVLYVVITKIAYGKKTLAELEANYDPSAHDHH from the coding sequence ATGATATCAGATGTATTTATAAAACGGCCGGTAACTGCAATGGTCATATCCATTGTGATAGTGCTGGTGGGAGTATTAGCGATTTTAAATCTTCCTGTGACCCAATACCCGGATATTACTCCTCCAGTGGTATCCGTCGCTGCAAATTATACAGGTGCAGATGCCAAAACGGTGGAGCAAACCGTAGCCACTCCAATTGAAACACAAGTGAATGGAACGCCTGGAATGGCATACATATCTTCCAATAATACCAGTACGGGGCAGATGCAAATGAATGTCACTTTCGAGGTGGGGACTGATATTGACATTGCCACGTTGGATGTTCAGAACAGGGTATCCATTGCGGAGCCTTCTCTTCCTGAGGCCGTACGGCGTTTGGGAGTAGTGGTAAGAAAAAGGAACCCATCAATCATGATGGTGCTAAGTATCACTTCCCCAGAGGGAACTCATGATCGGAAGTTTCTATCCAATTACGCCAATATTTTTATCAAGGATGCCTTGTTGAGAGTGGATGGGGTAGGAGATATTACAGCCATTGGACAGGACTTTAGTATGCGAGTATGGCTTCAGCCTGATAAACTTGCACAATATGGTATTACTGCAAGAGAAGTGACTTCAGCCATTCAGGAACAGAACCTTCAAGTAGCTGCTGGTACTGTTGGGAGTATGCCTCAATACGATTATCAAGCTTTCGAATATCCAATTACCGTTAATGGTCGATTAGAGCGAGCAGAAGAGTTTGAAGATATCGTGTTAAGAACGAATCCGCAGGATGGCTCTATCGTGTTTTTAAAAGATGTAGCTAGAATCGAGTTAGGACAATTTGATTATGGAAGGTATTCTACATTGGATGGAGAAGAATCAGCTATTCTCTTGATTTATCAGGCTCCAGGTAGTAACGCTCTGGAAACTGCCGAAGGAGTTTATGGTGCTTTGGATGAGTTGCAGGAGTCTTTCCCAACAGATATGAAGTATACGGTTCCATTTGAATCAGTTTCTGTGGTGGAGGTATCCATTGATGAGGTACTTCACACTTTTGGTGAAGCTTTATTGCTTGTGATCTTTGTAGTGTTTTTGTTCTTACAGAGTTGGAGAGCAACTTTAGTTCCTGTATTAGCGATACCAGTTTCCATCATTGGTACATTTATTTTCTTCCCGCTATTAGGGTTTACGATCAATACCCTGACTCTATTTGGTTTTGTTCTCGCAATTGGAATTGTGGTAGATGATGCGATTGTCGTAGTGGAGGCAGTACAGCATTATATAGATTCCAGAAAAATCTCTGCAAAAGAAGCTACAAAGTTGGCGATGAAGGATATTACGGCACCGGTAATTGCTATAGCTTTGATCTTGAGTGCAGTATTTATTCCCGTTGGATTTATTCCTGGAATTGTAGGAAGAATGTACCAGCAATTTGCTATTACGATTGCCATCTCTGTATTGATTTCGGCGTTTGTAGCCTTGAGTTTAACTCCGGCACTTTGTACGCTACTGCTGAAACCATCTGAGGTAAATGAGCATGGAAAAGGCTTGAATAAGTTCTTTTACAAATTCAATTTATGGTTTGAGCGAACTACAAATAACTACACCAGTGGAGTAAAGGCTAGTATTAAAAGAGCACCGCTCGTCTTGATTTTACTCATCTGTATCTTTGCGGGAACATTTGGTTTGTTTCAAACCAAGCCCACTGGGTTCTTGCCAACTGAGGATGAGGGTAGATTATATATCACTTTAGAATTGCCAGAAGCATCTTCAAGTAACCGAACACAAGAAGTTATGAGCAAGATTAATACGATCCTTGCTGATACTGAAGGTATCAACCATGTGACGGGTATTGGTGGTTTAAACGTGATTAGCTTTTCCTTTAAATCAAATTCAGCGACTTTCTTTGTACAAATGGATCCCTGGGAGGAAAGGCAGGATCCATCCCTTCAGTTGGCTGGGATTATGGGGACCTTGAATCAGAAGTTCTCTTCTATCACTGAAGGAAACGTTGTGGTGGTTGCTCCACCAGCAATTCCTGGTTTAGGTAGAACAGGAGGTTTCAGCTTTATGCTAGAACAGCGTTCGAGTTCGGGAGATATCAAGGAGTTAGAATCCGTGATGGGCCAATTCCTTGCTGCAGCAAACCAGCGACCTGAGATTGCAATGGCCTACAGTTTCTTTAATGCAAAGACTCCAGGCTATCATGTCACAGTAGATCGAGAAAAAGCGAAAAAACTGGGAGTTCCTTTGACTGAAATCTTCACCACCATGTCAAATTACATGGGAAGTGCTTATGTGAATGACTTTACCAGATATGGAAGAAACTTCCGTGTTGTAGCACAAGCGGATACCTCTTACCGTGCTGGAATAGACGATTTACAGCAATATTATGTGAAAAGTACAGGTGGAGAGACAGTGCCGCTAAGTGCATTGGTAAATTATGAAGTGGTAGAGAATGCTTCTGCAATTGCGCATTACAATCTATTTAGATCGGTTGAGATAAATGGAAATGCAGCGCCAGGCTATAGTAGTGGTCAAGCGATAACTGCTTTAGAAGAAGTTGCGGCAGAAGTTCTGCCAGCAGGTTATGGCTATGATTTCTCAGGTTTGAGCCGTGAGGAACTTTCTTCTGGAAATAGCACAATCCTGATTTTTGCACTGGCAATTGTCTTGGTTTCCTTACTTTTGGCAGCCTTATATGAGAGTTGGTCTGTACCATTCTCGGTTTTACTTGCACTTCCATTAGGTGCATTTGGAGCCATCATTGCTTTGCATTTCTTACCGAAGTTGGATAATAATATTTATGCCCAAATTGGTTTGATTACCTTGATCGGCTTGGCTGCAAAAAATGCTATTTTGATTGTAGAATTTGCAAAAGAGCGAGTTGATGTAGGAATGCCAATTCTGAAAGCGACCCTGGAAGCAGTTAAATTGAGATTGAGACCTATTATCATGACCTCAATGGCATTTATCCTAGGTGTGGTTCCTCTTGCCTTATCAAATGGGGCAGGGGCGGTAGCTAGGCAGACCATTGGCTGGACAGTGATTGGAGGGATGTTGGCAGCAACATTCTTAGCAATCTTCTTTGTGCCAGTTTTGTATGTGGTCATAACCAAAATAGCTTATGGGAAAAAGACTTTGGCTGAATTGGAAGCTAATTATGATCCGAGCGCACACGATCACCACTAG
- a CDS encoding efflux RND transporter periplasmic adaptor subunit, whose translation MKSNFSIVAFSALIFTVMSCGTKQQAGPPTPTAVLVDTYQVVKKSVTGVDTYPATLVPLNEVELRPQISGYITNIYIKDGQEVKKGQRLYEIDRSKYAAAQQQAEANLASAEANYNKLVKDFERYKRLDEQDAIAKQQLDHAETAVLDAKSQMAFAKAQLESSKTDYSYSVLTAPFDGTVGISQVRLGSQVSPGQPLLNTLSSTDPMALNFVINEKEIPRFNRLLRAEEKLDSLMTIQLSDGSIYPYSGEFTTIDRAVGRHSGTINIRVNFPNPDKELIAGMTVNLRVLNQDIGEQLTIPYQSVTEQMGEYFVYVVQDDNTVKQQVVQLGTQIGENIVVRNGLQEGVKIVVNGIQKLREGAQITEQTAAQ comes from the coding sequence ATGAAATCAAATTTTAGCATTGTAGCCTTTTCAGCGCTGATTTTTACGGTTATGTCTTGCGGTACAAAACAACAGGCAGGACCACCAACACCTACTGCAGTCTTAGTAGACACCTATCAGGTTGTAAAAAAGTCTGTAACGGGTGTGGATACTTACCCAGCGACTCTAGTTCCCTTGAATGAGGTGGAGCTCAGACCCCAAATTAGCGGATACATCACTAATATCTACATTAAGGATGGACAGGAAGTCAAGAAAGGGCAGAGATTATATGAGATTGACCGCAGCAAATATGCAGCAGCACAGCAGCAAGCAGAGGCAAATTTAGCAAGTGCTGAAGCTAACTATAATAAGTTGGTCAAAGATTTTGAGCGATATAAAAGGCTAGACGAGCAAGACGCGATTGCCAAACAGCAATTGGATCATGCGGAAACAGCAGTTTTGGATGCGAAATCTCAAATGGCTTTTGCAAAAGCACAGCTGGAGTCCTCAAAAACTGATTATTCTTATTCTGTTTTGACGGCACCTTTTGATGGAACTGTGGGTATCTCCCAAGTAAGACTTGGATCTCAGGTTTCACCGGGACAGCCCTTGTTAAATACCCTTTCTTCAACAGATCCCATGGCATTGAATTTTGTGATTAATGAAAAAGAGATTCCTCGCTTTAATCGTTTACTCAGAGCTGAGGAAAAACTTGATTCTTTAATGACAATCCAGCTGAGTGACGGAAGTATTTATCCCTATTCTGGAGAATTTACTACCATCGATAGAGCAGTAGGGAGACATTCTGGAACGATCAACATCAGAGTGAATTTCCCCAACCCTGACAAAGAATTGATTGCGGGGATGACAGTGAATTTGAGAGTGTTGAATCAGGATATTGGCGAGCAATTGACGATACCATATCAATCTGTTACGGAGCAAATGGGAGAGTACTTTGTGTATGTAGTACAGGATGATAACACTGTAAAGCAGCAAGTAGTCCAATTGGGAACCCAAATCGGAGAAAATATAGTCGTAAGGAATGGGTTGCAGGAAGGAGTAAAGATCGTGGTGAATGGGATCCAGAAACTTCGTGAGGGCGCTCAGATTACAGAGCAAACAGCTGCCCAATAA
- a CDS encoding TolC family protein, protein MFNKKVLLVALSILLISTSSYGQDESPIPQGDISLDQVLEYALLNSPLIRQSQIDEEIGDHEIKASLAGWFPQVDVSAGGNYNIKLQTQVIGDQLITFGQPWNSNVLFQVNQTLFNRDQLFASKSSKYYREQLEDAIENTRINTIVEVSKAYYDILLAGEQLNILKENIGRLQKQLQDAKNRYESGLVDKTDYQRASIALSNEESDLNRVETSFKAKYAYLKQLMGYPDELDFTLVFDREEMISEIYMDDTEPLILENRVEYQIMQTQQTLTEIQSSYEKWNYLPELSANYRYNWLYFNESFSNLYNQAYPTSSVGLTLSLPIFKGGERNHRVRVANLQVERGAIDLQNLGSQIRTEYEVALSDYQSSIYEWENIRENMEMAEEVYDIIKLQYDEGIKAYVELVVAESDLRTAQINHLNAIFQVLESKLDLQKALGIIE, encoded by the coding sequence ATGTTTAACAAAAAAGTTTTACTCGTTGCTTTAAGCATATTGCTTATTTCAACAAGTAGCTACGGACAAGATGAATCGCCTATCCCTCAAGGTGATATTAGTCTTGATCAGGTTTTGGAGTATGCATTGCTCAATAGCCCCTTGATCCGTCAATCTCAGATTGATGAGGAAATTGGAGATCATGAGATCAAAGCCAGTTTGGCGGGTTGGTTTCCTCAGGTTGATGTATCGGCAGGAGGAAATTATAATATCAAATTACAGACCCAGGTAATTGGTGATCAGTTGATCACCTTTGGTCAGCCTTGGAACTCTAATGTACTTTTTCAGGTAAACCAGACTCTTTTTAACCGAGATCAGCTATTTGCTTCAAAAAGTTCAAAATATTATCGGGAACAGCTTGAAGATGCAATTGAAAATACCCGGATCAATACCATTGTTGAGGTAAGCAAAGCTTACTATGATATTTTATTGGCTGGAGAGCAACTCAACATCCTAAAGGAGAATATTGGTCGGCTTCAAAAGCAGCTTCAAGATGCCAAAAACAGATATGAATCTGGCTTAGTAGATAAGACCGACTATCAGAGAGCAAGTATCGCTTTATCCAATGAAGAAAGTGACTTGAACCGCGTAGAAACTTCTTTCAAAGCTAAATATGCTTATCTAAAGCAATTGATGGGATATCCTGATGAGTTGGATTTTACTCTTGTTTTTGATCGGGAAGAAATGATTTCCGAAATCTATATGGATGATACTGAGCCTCTCATTTTGGAAAACAGAGTTGAGTATCAAATCATGCAGACACAGCAGACATTGACCGAAATCCAGTCTAGCTACGAAAAATGGAATTACCTGCCTGAGCTTTCTGCGAATTACAGGTACAACTGGCTTTATTTCAACGAAAGCTTTTCCAATTTATATAATCAGGCTTACCCAACTTCTTCAGTGGGGTTGACACTTTCTCTCCCAATCTTCAAAGGAGGCGAAAGAAATCACAGAGTTAGGGTTGCCAACCTTCAGGTCGAAAGAGGAGCAATTGATTTACAGAACTTAGGAAGTCAAATCAGGACGGAATACGAAGTAGCACTTTCTGATTATCAAAGTAGCATTTACGAGTGGGAGAATATCCGGGAGAATATGGAGATGGCAGAAGAAGTCTATGATATCATAAAGCTTCAATACGATGAGGGAATCAAGGCATATGTGGAATTGGTTGTGGCTGAATCTGATTTAAGAACAGCTCAAATCAATCACCTAAATGCAATTTTCCAGGTTTTGGAGAGCAAGCTTGATCTTCAAAAAGCTTTAGGAATCATCGAATAA